The DNA segment TGTGACCAGGACATACATTCAAACCCAAGAAGTGGAGGAACCCACATCAATCTACAAAATGGAGAATAGGGGATATATTAATAAACCTCTCCGCTACCTCagtaatacacagacacacttagaGAAGCTTCAGTGTCAGCTCTGACGGGTTAATCATCTCACATTTAGTGAACCCTAACTAGTAAATATTTCAAGATTCAGTGAGGATGAGCTCAGGCCTACCCAATTCCACAGGACCAACAGTACTCTACTACAGACAAGGGCCCCTCATCCTGTCATGTACCTCCAGGATAAATACTAAAATAACAAGTCCAAAAACAGGTGTAACACATGTGTATGGAGCATGGCCTCTGTAGTCACACATCTGTATCTTCCAGTATAGCACAAACTTCTGTAATGCTGGAGCTATGTGCCTGTTGCCTCACCTGCAAAAGGGATACCAGAGAACCTACTTCGTAAAGCTACTGTCATGTTTATATGCTACATTATGCACGAAAGTCCTACAGTAAGGCTGGGATCAAGTACAGGCTCAACAAACACACACTCTATGTAAGCTGCCTGTGAAATCAAAGATCCTGGAGACCACTGACACTTCCACCTTTGAGGAAAGGGAAtctctatgcagcccaggctagctttgaacatGCAATCCTCCTTCCTCGATGCACCTCCCAAGCGGTGCTAGAATAACAACCATGCACTACCACAGTCCGCTTTCTCCATCAATTAGTAACACCAATTGTGTGCCTGACATAGAAAGCCGGCCAGGCtgaggagagggctcagcagttaggacaactggtcctgagttcaattcccagcaatcacatacTGGCTCCCAACAATCTATAATGGAATCTAATGCCCAGTTatgacatgcaggcatacatgcataaataGCACTCATttacacaaataaagaaataaatattttaaaagaaaggaagaaaaatggccaGGCCTACAACTGACCAGGCAAAGCTACTTACCCCTACCAAATCTTATTTTCCTCATCTGCTAAATAGGAAATAACAGTACCCGCTGCATATGTCATTAAAAAACTGAATGAGGTAACTTCTCTGAAAAGCTTAAACAATGCCTGGAACACATCAAGTGCTCAATAAAGGACGAGAATCACGATTCATCTCCTTCCTTACAAGCCTGGAAGTGACTTCGGATCGTCTCTTGGACAcctgtgttcctggtgcccaAGTCAGTTCTTGAACGTTGTTGCAAGTACTCAACAAATTCTCCTCGCATCAGATCTGAAAACTCGCAGTTCACTTCTAGGACTACCTCTCAAAaaaaggcaagagaaaaaaattcaacgACCACACATTATGTGGAATAAAACGTACTGCCGAGCACCACACATGTGTCAGCTTCTCACGACATCTTTACTTTCTGAGGTCTGCAAGTCCCAAAAGCTAACTGTTCCCGCAGCTGATTTCGGAAGGAAACTGCTATCTTACACTTTCTTCCAAACCCGCCCCGTACTTCGGCCCTTGCGATCACAACACTAGTGCATTCTGCGGACCCCGACTCCACGCCGGCCTTTCTCAGCTCGGGAAAGACAGCGGTCCCTCTTGCCGGGGCACTGCGTTTACGCCGCAAAAAAACCAGGAAGCAAACTATCCcgcagaaagcagaggcaaggcCAGCGCGCGAACAAAAGAACGCTAACTCGCCCTCCCCAGCCGCTTTAATGCCATCGGTGAAGAAATAAACTTGGGTCCGCAGGCATTCCTCTGTCGAGCGTGCTGGCCCGTGGTCTCCCAGCTGCAGCGGCTTTGTGCGCGGGAGACGAGCGGGACCGGCCAACTTTTCCTTAAAGATGGTGCCACGCTCTCGCGGCGAGTGAAAGGTCACGGCGCGGGGCAGCAGGCGCAGGCCGGCCTCATCTCCGCCGCGCGCAAGTTGGCCCGCTCGACTTTGCCTTTTGTCTCCGCCACCCCCGCTCCGACCCGCCCGCAGTCAAGCTCGCGGCCGCGGGATGCGGGGCCGCGGCCTCTTACCGCCCGCCGCGCTGCTGCCGCCCCGCCACCGCTGCTCGGGCCCGCCGCGCACAAAGCGCGCCGGCGGAGCGCGGGCCGGACGCTGGGGCCTCGGCGCCGCCTGGCCCGAGACGGCGGGGGCGCGCGGCCCCACCCAGCTAGCAGCACGCTCGGGTTCCTGCCCTCTCGCCGCGGCTGTTGCCATCATGACCACGGCCCGCGCCCGAGCGCCGAACGCCGACCCCGCGCCTCACCTCAGCATCCGCGGCGGCCATGGCCCGGGCCCGCAGCGTGGCCCCGCCCCTCCCGCGCGCCATCGCCCCGCCCGCGCCTCGCGGCCTAGGGCCGGGGCGGGGCTGGCCGAACACTCTTGCGCCTGCGTGAGCATCCGCGGCTGCGCACCCGGAGCCGGCTGTGCGGCGCCTGCGTCTGGCAGAGAAGCCAAGTGGCGCCTGCGCGCTGAAATTCAACCTGGGCTCTTGGTGCTCGGACTGCTTCATCAAAAGGTTTCCGTTTCCCGTTTCCTTGGTTTTGCTCCCTTTCATATACCTGCGGTCCAAAAATATTACTTGGAAAGTTCCAGGAAGAACCTAGTCCTACTTTTCAAGTTAGGCGCCACTCTTGATTTAGCAGAAAAAGTCCGCGTTTCTGTTTGGTTCTGCAAAGGTGTCGATCACCCTTTTGTCCAGCGTATCTAAACTACCGCGACtggtttgttcattttctctaGCCAGGTGGGTTTCCACACTGACTTTTAACTTACGTCCCGACAATCCTTATCCTATTTAATAgtggtgccgggcggtggtggcgcacgcctttaatcccagcactcgggaggcagaggtaggcggatctctgtgagttcaaggccagccttgcctaccgaacgagttccaggacgggctccaaagctacagaaaaaccctgtctcgaaaaaaaaaaatagtggctCCTACGTGTAAGGATAGTGATGTGACCTTTCCAAAATGCTAGAGAAACCAGGcggtggtgttgcacgcctttaatcccagcactcgggaggcagaagcaggcagatctctgtgggttcgagaccagcctggtctataagagttagttcccggacaggctccaaaaccacagagaaaccctgtctcgaaaaaccaaaaataaataaataaataaaacaaaatgctagAGAAGCGTAAAATGCTTCCTTTAAGTGAAAAGGCAGGTTTCAGTAAGTAAAAGTCTTAACACTAAGGGAGCCAAGGGAAGAACAACACTAAGAACACATTTTCCatgaaattgtaaaaaaaaaaaaaaaatctgtgctagTTCTGCTATCGAACTAAACACTGCAAAAATTACAGCCACAGGGAATTAGATCTGTGGATAAAGAATATGAGAGGTGGGCgtggtgtgcatgcgtgctttaattttagcactgtggaggcagaggctggcagatctgagttcgaggccagcaaaGTTAGTTTCAGGaaaaccagagctgttacacagaaaaaccctgtaaaaaataaataaataaatagccaaaatatatgtatttatagatgaaatatacatataatgtgtTCCAGTGATGAGCACATATTATACTTATGTCAGAAAAAGTACTAAGGCTGTATGAAGACTTCCAAAAGGGGGTACCTAAAAAAGGGAAGGCACCAAGCCATTTTATTGAAAGTGAGAGATAGCTATACAGATTCAGAGATGGGTCTGGACTAAGGGAGGAAGTAAATACTCTAtgcatattattatattttaatattacagagagacagagagaatttaTTTGTAGTGGAGAGGTTGCTTCTACATTTGAAACTGCTGTCACATGTCAAGCAGACTTGAAAAACaggtattttttaataattatttatttattatgtatacaatattctgtgtgtatgcctaaaggccagaagagggcaccagacctctttacagatggttgtgagccactatgtggttgctgggaattgaactcaggacctttggaagagcaggcagtgctcttaaccactgagccatctctccagcccccgaaaaaCAAGTATTAAGGTGAAAGGCCAGAGAACTGAAGTCATCTGAATAAGATGAAGAACAAATTGAAGCAGGAGCAGAAAtggataaataagtaaaagttgctgaaatggggggctggagagatggctcagtaggttaagaacactgactgctcttccagaggacccgagttcatcccagcacccacatggcagctcacaactctctgtaattccagttccaggggactcgacacacatggcaaaacacctgtgcacataaaataaaaaataaataaataataagaaaatttttaaaaagacttctttaaaaaaagttgCTTAAATGTTTCAAACTCTAACAATATTAAGATCACATTATGGCAAATGTTCCTAAAATGGAATACAGTAGTAACGTCACCAGCACAGTCAAACACAGTGGCATacactctaatcccagcactagaaccCTGATCTACATACAAAGGTCCTGAAAGAAAGACAAATGGTACAAGACTTCACATACTAGGCAAGCGTTGAATTATTGAACTACAGCCctaatgcttttaattttttttttctctctgtgagaCGGGATCTGAgtgagttgcccaggctggccttgagtctAATCAGTCCTTGAACCTGctctcctctctcagcctttcttGTACCTGCATTACAGGCCTCACCATTAGAagcttattttaaatttgtgtttatttggggtttttgttttgtatttatttatttgattggttgatttttttttaagatttaattatttcatgtggtggcacatgcctttaatctcagcacttgggacatagacagcctggtctacagggtaagatccaggtcaggctccaaaattacagagaaactgccttgaaaaaacaaatgataataatataataaaagtaaatatttgccaggcggtggtgcggcacgcctttaatcccaacacttgggaggcagaggcaggcaaatctctgtgagtttgagaccagcctggtctataagagctagttccaggacaggctccaaagcaacgcagagaaagcctgtcttgaaaaacaaaataagtaaataaagatttatttatttattacatatgcctgcaggctagaaaagagcaccagacctcattacagatggttgtgagtcaccatgtgattgctaggaattgaactcgggactctcaaccactgagccatctctccagtccccttgtttggtttttcaagacagggtttctctctgtaatagcctggctgtcctggaacttgctctgtagagcaggctgacctcgaactcacagaggattttttttaattattttattcttttttaagattcatttttatgtgcatttgtgttttactTACATTTATGTTGGgcgagggtgccaggtcccctggaactggagttatggacagttaagtactgggaattgaacccagatcctctggtaGCAGAGAACAACAGGccaatggtcttttttttttaatatttatttattatgtatacaatattttatgcctgaaggccagaagagggcaccagacctcatttcagatggttgtgagtcaccatgtggttgctgggaattgaactcaggacctttggaagagcaggcaatgctcttaaccgctgagccatctctccagcctccaacaGCCAAAggtcttaaccagtgagccatctctccagcctccaatgtgtagcccaaactgacctcaaactcctgcctttgcctccttcagcaaatccaaCTGGCAAACATCACACAACTgacttgttttattctttttactttttgttttttggttttttttttttttgatttttcgagacagggtttctctgaagcttttggttcctgtcctggaactagctcttctagatcaggttggtctcgaactcacagagatttgcctgcctctgcctcccaagtgctgggattaaaggcatgcgctaccaccgtCCGGCgacttgttttattctttaagcAGAGTTTCACTACATAGCATACATGGCCTCAAACTTTcagtgttcctcctgcctctgcttcctgaagagcaggattacaggtatgcccaccacacccagcctgataaatttttttataaaattaaaaagttcacCTGTACAGTAAAGAAAAGATGATTCTCTGCTACTACATTTTGtggaattaaaaagtaaagacagCGGATACCAAttacaatgttttgttttgttttgttttcggggggggggggactggagagatggctcagtggttaagagcactgactgctctcccagaggtcctgagttcaattcccagcatgcacatggtggctcacaaccatctgtaatgagatctggtgccctcttctggtgtgcaggcatacatggaggcagaatgttgtatacataagaaataaataaatatttaaaaaaaaaagtttcccccctGGGGAATAGGGTGGGTATACTTCTACAATTGAGAATCTGtagtcagctgggcagtggtggcacacccctttaatcccagcacttgggaggcagaggcagatggatctgtgcattcaaggccagcctggtctacaagagctagttccacgacacctaggactgttacacagagaaaccctgtctcaaaaaaaaaaaaataaaaaaatgaaaaagaatctgTAGTCATTTACATCATCTGCTAACAACGTCAAATCTTACTCATCGTCCTGCCATGCCTATCAGTAAGCAGCCAGTGTTGTAACGCCTATACCATTCatctctcttcatctcttcagTCATTGTATCATCTCAAATCACCATAGGAAGGGGGGAGCACAACAGTGAAATCATTTGAAGTGAGATGACATTCCTGTAATTTTGTTACAATAGTCTCATTGACCTGTGTTATTAGTGttactaaactttttttaaatatttatttatttattatgtatacaatattctgtctgtgtgtatgcctgcaggccagaagagggcaccagaccccgttatagatggttgtgagccaccatgtggttgctgggaattgaactcgggacctttggaagagcaggcaatgctcttaacctctgagccatctctccagctccaactttTTTGATGTTTATAAAcgttatcatatatatatatatatatataaacaaaatctaTACAGAATACTATGCTATGTGCAGTTTGGGGCATCCACAGGGGTTCTTAGAACACGCTCTTTGCAGATAAGGAGATGCTACCGTATCTTCTTGTTCTGAATTAAGTCTCTGGTAGTCTGGTCAGAGGAGGGAGCATGCCTTGTGTGAAAAATGCATGGCTTTGAGTCTtcttgttggcttttgtttttcaagacagggtttttttatatagccttgactgtcctggggaactcactctgtagaacaggctggcctcataaactcacagagctctgccttcctctgcctcctgaatgctgggattaaaagcatgtgccaccaccaccagcaaagGCTGAGTCTTAACCTCCAatcatagctgggcggtggtggagcatgcctttaatcccagcactcgggaggcagaggcaggcggatctctgggagttcaagggctgcctggtctacaagagctagttccaggacaggcaccaaagctacagagaaaccctgtctcgaaaaaaaaaaaaaacctccaatcACAGACACACCTTTATTTTCCTGGTTTTCTCAAAAAGCAGACACCCTGAGTTGTATCATGGGAGAGGCCTCAATAAGGGGCCTAGGGAGGAGTTGCTAGGCTGATGAGGCGCGCCTGGCAAAAGATGGCACTCTAATGTGAGGAAAGAACTGGATGGAAAGTATCCCCAGTTAGGAGGGAGGATTGCCCCAGGCGGGAGAAGGGAGTCAAGTTAGGGGTATGTCCCTGCGTTGTGGGAATGCTCTGCTACAGAAAGGCTTGAGAGGCTACACAGAGGAGACTGCCATGTTAGGAGGATGATCCAGCTGAAGGGAAGTAATTTCCTGAGTTGGACTTCTGCTCCCACAAGAGGGGGCTAATCCCAACATGGAGCAATGTCCCAGCTGCCAAGCCCACCCCCATCAATGAATGAAGACACATATGGATGCTCTAGTTAGAAGGGTATGTCTGGATGTCTGGCTGGGACCTGTGCACCAATAAGAAAAGTCACATCGACTGTGGGTGTTCCCCTGAGGAGAGATGCTCACCCGTTAGCATGGTGTGCTCACCCTAGTTATCCTAAGTCCTCCCAGGCACAGCTTCCTGTGTCCAGGCAAGGCCTTTCCTGCAGCCCAAGTAAGCTTCTAGACTGAAAGCCTAGTGCCACATGAGTTAGTCTGGGCCGCCTGATCTCCATAAACAATTCTGTCTTTCCCATCTCTGAGACATCAAAAAAGAAGCACAAGTGAGGTCTCGATGACAAAAATTAAGGACGTCTAAGTTTTTGACAACCAGTCTAGACTCAGTATCACAAGGCCACAGACCCAGGAAAATGACTGCTAAGTTGGCCACTGGGTTCATACACATATGGAGGAGGAAATGGACCGAGTACCAAGAATTCTTTAGGAGAGCTAAACTGTTCTATTATGATGGACTGAGCCCTTCTGAAGGTCATGGGAAACACGCATGCAGAGCCCACTGTAACCATGGCCCAAACAGAGCCAACTTCGGGCCTCTCCATCTCACCTTTTCCCTGAGacctttgtttctttcctggccTTTGTGCCTTAAATATCACTGCCTAAGGGAAAGCCTTCCCTGTCTCCTCATTTCTCATCTGTTATTCTGGATGTATTTTTCTCTACAGCCCCCCACATGCTCTCtcttattttaggtttttttttttttctttagacagagtctcatcacatagtccaagctggcctcaaactcacagaattttacctccctctgcctccaagtgctgtaattaaaggtgtgcgccaccctgCCAGGCTCCCTATACTCTTATATTATATACCCTGTGTGACCACTGTTTTGTGTGTAGTAGTGCCAACAATACCCTCTGGCATacacagaatacaaaaaaaaaaacatttaagtgaAGAGGTTGAACCATAGGGAGTAAACATTTGCTAGATAAAGATGTGACTGATCTGTCACACCCAATTTGCCATCAGCCCTAGACACATTACAACTTAGTAAGCACTAAGGCAGGTGAGGTGTGTCCACACTCGCATCAGTTCTGAGAGACAAACCTGCTTCACATTCCCATTTTCAAAGTGAGTGAACCAAGGTAAGCGAGCTGCATGTATACAGCCAACCTGAGAAAGGATGGGATTCAAACTTAAGCTTCCCTTTCAACTGCAGGCTGCACTGCTTCCAGCCAGTGCTTAGAGACCTGCCTTTCTCTAAGACCCACCTGTCCCACAGCATCAAATATTAGCCAGGCATGTGACTGCCCAGTGAAAGACCATGCTGGAAGGAGGAGGCAATGAAGTGTTCCAAAAGATaccacccagggctggagagatggctcagtggttaagagcattgcctgctcttccaaaggtcatgagttcaattcccggcaaccacatggtggctcacaaccatctgtaatgaggtctgctgtcctcttctggtctgcaaacacacacagattgaatattgtatacataataaattaaaaaaaaaagataccaccCAGTTCTAGCCTTTGGCCAGTGGGGTGCAGACCGAGCTGGTTAGGTGGCACGAATATCAGACATCCTCCCAGGGCTCAGGTGGAAGGCACAAGTTGGGAATACTGGCGTGCACTGCCATATTCTGCTCTTTTGTACACCTTGTTTCTTAAGTCTGTCAACTTGTTGGTTACACAGGCAAGGTGGCCACCACACCTAGCAAAGCAGCTCTGCCCGCTTTGGAAAACTGGACCTTAGCCAACTCCACTTCCAGTGCAAACACTGCATGTAAAGACCAACAGGCCAGTGCCTGTTACCAGAGATGTCATGGGGACTGTAGGGTGCCTCTGAAATGCTGCTCCACAGGACCCCTCTTTCCATTTTGCTTTAGGGACCTAATTCATAGTTTCAAAGTCTTTTGTGTGCAACAATGATCAGAGCTGACTGTGACCTCATGCCCAAGAGTAGAGGGTTCCTCTGCAAGCAGGTTCCTAGCAAGTCCTTTCCCCATGAATATTTTTGGTGGCCAGGCATCCAAGCATGCCACCTAGAACAACGGTTTGGAATGCAAGTCAGAGTATGTCCCAAAGAACATCAGGAACATCCTTAAGcagacaaaggaaaaattaaaaataaaaaaatctaaaaaagaaagagggaagtggccaGCACAGCACCATCCAAGGCACATTATCCGGGACTGTAGAGGAGCCCAGAGGATTAAGGGAGTCGAGGGAGAAGCTCTCAGGGTGTCTCCTGCAGGGTGTGGTGTGTCTTTCGGAGGGGGGGTCAAAGGAGGAGCTTATTATGGGATTGTGTTCTTCAGGGGTGGAGTCTGCACAGTGGAGGCCACTTTGAGGGTAGGCTTTGGTCGCAAAAGCTCTACAAATAAAGCGCTTTATTTATAGTCTCTCCAGGTCCCATATCCCTGCCGCCCTACCCCAACCTCTTGAGGACTGATTAattccagaggagccaggagaggcTGGTCCACAAGGGGTCGTCCCGACGGCTGCAGGTCCTGAGTAGCTGGGCCAAGTAGAGAGCAAAGGCACGAGGCCCTGGGCATCCCATCCCAGGGCAAAGGCCAGGCCCACCATAGAGGTGGCACAGGGTTGGCTCACCAGGGTCAGCTCCCTGGGATCAGACCAGGGTCTGTGCTGGCACAGCTCTGCTCATAGGACGGTGGAGCCTCTGTGGAGAGAAAGCAGGATTGACAAGGGGTTCAAGGCACCTCACTTCCTCCCCCTCGTCCCTGTCATTTCCACTCACCATAGGGGTAGCCCCATGAACTGTACTCTGGGGGGAGGATCAAGGCGCTGGTGGTGGGTACTGGCCCCCCGGAGCCTTCTGCAAAGTAGGGGACAGTGGCACCTATAGACACGCACAAGGGAGGATGCAGAGAATGCCTACCAGGGCTTCCAGCCTGAACACAGGGATCGATGGTAGTGACAGACACGGAACCCAACGCAGCTGACAGTGGCTGCTGCTGAGAATGGCTCTTGGTGGAGAGGGAAACTGGGTCTGAGAACTGGGGGCCACTAGCCACTGCCTCAGCGTCTTCCTGGGGTGGTGCAGAGGGCACCACTGGGGACAAGGCCCCAGGAGAAGACCCTGTGCCCGGACAGGGGCTCAGTGGGGTTTGGTTCACAGCAATATTGCCAACAAAGAGTGGGAGAGTCACGGTGGCTTCGGGTGCCTTCATAGAGACCTGAAAAGAATGCGGGTATTGAGGAGTCAGGCCAAGGTCACCTAGCCTCAGGCCACCCAGCCCTGGGCAACACCAAACCTGCAGGTAGTAGTCGATGTGGATAAGGCTGCAGCCTGGCAGAGCTGACTGGGGCAGGGCAGGCACCAGGATCTGTTCTTGCCACTGAGCGCGCCTCCAGGCCTTGACACCTGTGCCTTCCACCTCTGCAATGGTTCGCACATCGTAGATCCAGCGCTTGGCCTTATAGGATACCTTCTAAGGAAAGACCAGACTGTGAGCTTAGGCAGGCCAGCAACCCACCCCTTCTGTCCCATGAGAAACGGTCAGGAGTCAGAGGGCTCTGACCTGTAGCAAGCTGGCCACCACAGGGCTAGTGTCCTTGCCTGACTGGTTCTCAATATCAGCCTGCAGCCGAAGCACCTGTCCCACCACATAGCCACGAAGGTCAGTACTAGCTGTGAGAACCACACTGCCCGTCT comes from the Microtus pennsylvanicus isolate mMicPen1 chromosome 9, mMicPen1.hap1, whole genome shotgun sequence genome and includes:
- the Arrdc1 gene encoding arrestin domain-containing protein 1 isoform X2: MGRVQLFEICLRQGRVVYSPGEPLAGVVRVRLGAPLPFRAIRVTCVGSCGVSNKANDGAWVVEESYFNSSLSLADKGSLPAGEHSFPFQFLLPATAPTSFEGPFGKIVHQVRASIDTPRFSKDHKCSLVFYILNPLNLNSIPDIEQPNVASTTKKFSYKLVKTGSVVLTASTDLRGYVVGQVLRLQADIENQSGKDTSPVVASLLQKVSYKAKRWIYDVRTIAEVEGTGVKAWRRAQWQEQILVPALPQSALPGCSLIHIDYYLQVSMKAPEATVTLPLFVGNIAVNQTPLSPCPGTGSSPGALSPVVPSAPPQEDAEAVASGPQFSDPVSLSTKSHSQQQPLSAALGSVSVTTIDPCVQAGSPGRHSLHPPLCVSIGATVPYFAEGSGGPVPTTSALILPPEYSSWGYPYEAPPSYEQSCASTDPGLIPGS
- the Arrdc1 gene encoding arrestin domain-containing protein 1 isoform X1, with protein sequence MGRVQLFEICLRQGRVVYSPGEPLAGVVRVRLGAPLPFRAIRVTCVGSCGVSNKANDGAWVVEESYFNSSLSLADKGSLPAGEHSFPFQFLLPATAPTSFEGPFGKIVHQVRASIDTPRFSKDHKCSLVFYILNPLNLNSIPDIEQPNVASTTKKFSYKLVKTGSVVLTASTDLRGYVVGQVLRLQADIENQSGKDTSPVVASLLQVSYKAKRWIYDVRTIAEVEGTGVKAWRRAQWQEQILVPALPQSALPGCSLIHIDYYLQVSMKAPEATVTLPLFVGNIAVNQTPLSPCPGTGSSPGALSPVVPSAPPQEDAEAVASGPQFSDPVSLSTKSHSQQQPLSAALGSVSVTTIDPCVQAGSPGRHSLHPPLCVSIGATVPYFAEGSGGPVPTTSALILPPEYSSWGYPYEAPPSYEQSCASTDPGLIPGS